In the genome of Dyadobacter fermentans DSM 18053, the window CAGCGCATAAGTTCAACGGCCCGAAAGGCATTGGGTTTTTGTACGTCCGTCCGGGGATTAAGATCAATCCGTTCGTGCACGGAGGCGCGCAGGAGCGTAACATGCGCGGGGGAACCGAAAACATTTACGGAATTGTAGGCCTCGCGAAAGCATTGGAAATCGCTTATCGTGATATGGACGCGCATCAGGCGCACATCGAAGGGCTCAAAGGACGCATGATCGCGAAGCTGAAAGAGGGGATTGACGGCGTGCGGTTCAACGGCAACTCAGCCGAGCTTGGCAAGAGCCTTTACACGGTCCTGAGCGTAAGCCTGCCCCCGTCGGATATCAGCGATATGCTGCTGTTTAATCTCGACATTGCAGGAATCGCCGTTTCAGGCGGCAGCGCTTGTTCCAGCGGTACCGACATTGGCTCGCACGTGTTGAATGAGCTTAAAATCGATGAAAACCGTGCTAATGTGCGTTTTTCGTTCGGGAAGTATAATACCGAAGCCGATATCGACTATGCAGCGGATACGCTGATCGGCCTTTACAAAAAGGAGAGCGTTATTCTGTAATCGTACTATAAAAAGCCAAAACCCGGCCCCTGAATCAGGAGGCCGGGTTTTTTACGATATCTTCCAGACATTCGACCCAGATGTCGCTGTCGTTAAGGCTTTCGACGAGCTGCCAATGCACGCCGCCTTCCTTTTCGAATAGCTCTTTGTATTCTTCGCCTACTTCAATGGTCGTTTCCAAACAGTCGGCAACGAATGCGGGGGAGAATGCCAATGCGCTTTTTACGCCTTTCTTGGTCAGTTCGGGGATTACCTCGTCGGTATAAGGCTTGATCCACGGACTTTTGCCCAGCCGCGACTGGAAGCAGGTGGTGTATTTACCTTCGGGAATGCCTAATCCTTTTACGAGCAAACGCGTTGTTTCAAAGCATTGGGCACGGTAGCAATGCTGATTGCGGTGATCGAGCTTGTCGCAGCAGCTGCCGAACTGGCAAAAGCTGCCCGTCACGTCGCCCTTGGTGATCTGTCGCTCGGGCAGGCCGTGGTAGCTGAACACGAAATGGTCGTAATCGTGCTGTGCCATGTATTTTTTACCCAGATCCACGAAACCCTTGATAAACTTCGGATGTTCGAGGAAACGGTTGACGAAACGGATCTCCGGCAGCACTTCCCAGTCTTTCACCACGCGCATTACCTCTTTGTACACCGAGCCGGTGGACGCCGAAGCATATTGCGGGAAAAATGGCACGACGATGATCTCTGTCAGGCATTCCTTACGCAATGCGACCAGCGCCTTCTCAATGCTCGGGTTTTGGTAACGCATCGCCAGCTCTACCACATAATCACCACCCAGCACCTTTTGTAATTTGTCCTTCACCGAATAACCATAAGTTTTCAGCGGAGAGCCGTCTGGCCGCCAGAGCTGCTTGTACACTTTCGCAGACTTCGGTGCGCGGAATGGAGCGATGACCAGGTTGATCAAAAACCAGCGGTTCACATACGGAATATCGATCACGCGCTCGTCCATGAGGAACTGGCGCAGGTATTTGCGTACATCGGGCACCGACGGGCTGTCGGGCGTGCCGAGGTTTACGAGCAAAACGCCCGTTTTACGAACGTCATTCAGAGTTGTAGTATCGAAGGGTTGAGCCAATGTGGTTGCACTCATTTCATTAACAGTTTCATGATGAAAGCGGCCGACTGTGACCGCTCCCTTTGTATTTCAATCTTGCAAAAATAACAATTACAAGCCCAACAAGACCTCTTTCAATGCCGCCTGCGCCGACCATTCGCGGTTGGCGGCCTGCTCGATCACCAGCGAACGCGGGCCGTCGAGTACTTCGTCGGCCACCTTCATATTGCGGCGTACGGGCAGGCAATGCATGAATTTGCCGTTGTCGGTCAATGCCATTTTTGCCTCGGTAATCATCCAGGAGGGATCAGTATTCAAAACCTGTCCATAGCTGTTGTACGACGACCAATTTTTGCCATAAACAAAATCCGCGCCCTCCAATGCCTTGTCCTGGTCGTAAATCACCTGGCCTTTGCCCACGAAATCGGGTGAGAGATCGTAGCCTTCCGGGTGCGTGATCACGAGTTCCACGTCCATCGGGTTCATCCATTCGCAAAACGAATTGGCAACGGCCTGCGGCAATGCCTTGAAATGCGGCAGCCAGGTCAATACCACTTTCGGGCGTTTTTTGAGCTTAAATTCTTCGATCGTAATGCAGTCGGCCAGCGATTGCAGCGGGTGCCGCGTCGCCGATTCGAGGTTTACGATCGGTACCTGCGCGTATTTTTTGAATTGCTGAAAAACGATTTCCGCATAATCCTTATCACGGTCCTTTAAACCTGCGAACGAGCGGATACCGATGATGTCGCAATAGCTGCCGATCACCGCCGCAGCTTCCTTCACGTGCTCCGCCTTGTCGCCGTTCATGATCACACCCTCTTCCATTTCCAATCCCCAACCATCCTGGCCAACATTCATCGTGATTACGTTCAAGCCAAGGTTTTGGGCAGCTTTCTGTGTGCTGATCCTCGTCCTTAAACTCGAATTGAAAAACAGGAGGCCAATGGTTTTGTTTTTCCCAAGCGCCTGGTCTGCAAACGGGTCCTTTTTGGCCGCGATGCCGCTGGTAATGAGCTGTGGGAGGTCGGTGACGTCTTTAATGGACAGAAAGTGTTTCATTCAGGTTAAAATTTCGGAGATAGGTGTTCCTATGCTCAACTTCGACAAGGATGGTATTAGTTCAAAAAAATCACTCAGCCGCAACAGATACTTCTTTTTTCAATGCTTCGAGGAACAAATCGGCCTCCGCTTTGCCCAATGCGAGCGACGGCAGCAAGCGGATCGTGTTCGCGCCCGCCACGCCCGTGAACATTTTGTGTTCAAACAAAAGCTTATTGCGCAGGTCCTTCACCGGGAAATCGTACTCGATCCCGATCATCAGCCCGCGGCCTCTCAGTTCCTTATAACCGCCAATCGCCTTAATGCCTTCGAACAGGTATTCGCCTATCTCAGCCGCATTCGCGATCAGGTTTTCATCTTTCATAATGTCCAGCACCGCCACGCCCGCCGCGCAAGCCAGGTGGTTGCCGCCGAATGTCGTTCCCAGCAAACCGTAGCTTGCTTTGAATTTAGGGGAAATCAAAATCCCGCCTATCGGGAAGCCATTGCCCATTCCTTTGGCCATCGACATAATGTCCGGCTCGATGCCGCTGAACTGGTGCGAAAAGAACTTGCCCGTCCGTCCGTAGCCGCATTGTACGCTATCAAGGATGAGGATCGCGCCGGTTTCGTCGCATTTGCGTCTCAGTGTTTGTAAAAATTCATCGGTACAAACGTTGATACCGCCTACGCCCTGAATGCCTTCCACGATCACCGCGCATACTTCGTCGGTAATGCCTTCCTCGGCCGCATTCACATCATTGAATGGCAGGAAAGTAACGTGCTCCTTGTAGTTTACCGGCGCTACAATCGACGGATTGTCGGTAGCAGCCACGGCGCCGGCAGTCCGGCCGTGGAAGGACTTGGTGAAGGAAATCACCTTCGTCCTGCCGTTGTGAAAAGAAGCCAGTTTCAATGCATTCTCATTCGCTTCCGCGCCGGAGTTGCAGAGGAACAATTTATAATCCGGGTAACCCGACAGCTCACCCAACTTCACCGCCAGCTCTTCCTGAATGGAGATTTTGACGGAATTGGAATAAAAACTGATCGCATTGAGCTGCTTCGTGAGCTTATCCACATAATAAGGATGGCAATGGCCCACCGAAATCACCGCGTGGCCGCCGTAAAGGTCGAGGTACTTAGTACCGTTCTGGTCCCAAAGGTAGCTGCCTTCGGCTTTTACGGGTTCTATATCGTAGATGGGGTAGACGTCAAAAAGGTGTGACATTTTATTGGTAGTTTATCAGGCCAGTTCCAATGTTTCGATTCGTTGAAAATGGTCCTTGTTCAAGGTTTTGATTGGCAATTGGAAAATGATGGCTGTGGCAGCGATAAATATGTCCCGGAATTCAATCATCAGGTTACGCCTTCGCAGGTTATGATAAATTTCTGCCGCTTTCAGAGAAACTTCCTCGTCGAACGGCAGGATTGAAATTCCGTCAAGAAGGGTTTGAACGTCCTTCTTCTTTTGATCGTTGGTTGCTCCCATCATCAATTCATAAACTGTTACAGCCGAAACAAAAAGCGAAGCGTCGTTTGGTAATGACGCCAGGATTGTCTTTGATTTTTCCGGTTTCCGCAAATACTCGATGAATATTCCGGTATCAATTACCAACCCTGTACTCTCCATGCATTCAGATGTTTAGCATTTTGTTCGAGTGCTTCGATGTCCTCTTCGCTCCAAGTGGAGACGTTGGCGATTTTCTCTTTCCAGTCGGCCAGGTTTCCAGTTGGCTTTTTGGCTTTCTGTTTAAGCAGGAGCAGGTTAGCAAAGGCAACGAGTTGCTTTTGCTGTACATCGCTCAGCTGGTTATATGTTTGAATTAAATCGTTCATAGCAATCGTATCGTTTACACTCCGAACTCAAACTACTTACTCTCTATTTAAAACGCCGGCGCTTTCAATCGCAGGCCTGCATCTTCCGGCAAGCCGAACAGCAGGTTCATATTCTGCACCGCTTGTCCCGACGCGCCTTTGGTGAGGTTGTCGATAATGCTGGTGATGAGCAGCTGGCCGTCGTGCACTTCGAGGTGGACGAAGCATTTGTTGGTATTCACAATTTGCTTCAAATCAATCGGCGTGTCGCTTACGTGCGTGAACGGGTGCGAGGCATAAAAATCTTTGTAAAGTGCCTTGGCTTCTTCCAAAGTACCTTCATAGCGCGTATACACATTGGCAATAATGCCTCGTGTGTAATCGCCGCGGTACGGCACAAAGTTCACCTTCTGGTCAAACCCGGCCTGCAACTTGCCGAAAGTCATTTTGATCTCCGTCAAATGCTGGTGCGTGAATGCCTTGTAAATCGACATATTGTTGTTCCGCCACGTGAAATGCGTGGTTGCGCTCAATGCCTGCCCGGCGCCTGTGCTGCCAGTAACGGCGCTCACGTGCACATCGTCCCGGATCAAACCTGCGTTTGCCAGTGGCAAAACAGCCAGCTCGATGCTCGTTGCGAAACAGCCGGGGTTAGCGATTTTAGTCGCACCTTTAATCGCTTCTTTTTGCAACTCAGGCAAGCCATATACAAAGCCATTCGATTCATTACGGAAATCCGTGCTCAGGTCGATCACTTTCACCGTTTCCGGCAATTGGTATTCGTCCAGAAACTTCTTCGATTCGCCGTGGCCGGAGCAGAGGAAAATTGCATTCAAGCCTTGCTGATCCAGCAAAGGCTGGATGTCGTCGCCTGTGAAAATCAACTCCGTATCGCCCAGCAGATCAGTATGCGTGGCGTAAACCGGCTTACCCGCCTGGCTTTTGCTATGCGCGAATGCGATGTGTGCATTCGGATGGTTGACCAGGATTCTGATCAGCTCACCGCCGGTGTACCCAGCGGCGCCTATGATGCCTATATTAATGTTACTCATTTGTAATCCAGTTTTCAATTTGTAAGCCACCAACCCGTTCAAATTCTTTGACATTGTTGGTGACCAGGATTAACCCGTGGCTCAATGCATGGGCCGAAATCAGCAGGTCGTTTGCTCCAATGATTTTTCCTTTACTTTCAAGATCCGCGCGAATGGAAGCATATGCTTTGGCTGCGTACGTATCAAAATCCAGTACGGTAAATGATCGGAGAAACGCTTCTAAGGCTGCCCGGTTTTGCTCTTTCAGCTGCCCGGTTTTGCTCTTTCAGTTGACTCTTCTCTACGCCATACCATAACTCCGCTACCACAATGGACGAGATCGCTATCTCTGCCGAGTGGGGGCTGGACACGTTGAGTTAAAAAGTCATCAGAAAAATCGGCAATGCCGTTCCACCATTCTTGCAATCCGTCTTTTAAGTCGGACTGCTGTTTTCTTTTTTCCAAAATAGCTTCCAGATAGTCATAAAGCTCCTGAAGAACGTCGGCAGGTAATCCCTGGACCTTCCTTTGGATTTGACTTTGAAGTTCTATTTTGGTCATATTTTCAATTACTGATTTACCGAATCACTCACCTTTCCATAAATCATCACCTGGTTCGAAGCCACTTTTGAGAAGCCTCTCACGTCATCACCAGTCCAAGCATTGTTCATCTCACCATAGCTGCCGAATTTCGATGACATCAGATCAAATGCCGACTCGATACCTTCTACATGGAAGCGGTGTGGGGCAAGGTAAATATGGACTTTACCAGTCACATGTGATTGCGTATCGCCCAGGAATGTTTCGATATTACGCATTACCGGCTCTACAAACTGCCCTTTGTGCAGTAAGCTGCCATACCAGTTGGCAAGCTGCTCTTTCCAGTACAATTGCTGCTCTGTCAAAACATGTTTTTCAAGTGTATGGTGCGCTTTGATGATGATCAGCGGAGCGGCTGCTTCAAAACCAACACGACCTTTGATACCAATAATCGTGTCACCCACGTGGATATCCCGACCGATTCCGAATGGCTGAGCGATTTCCGCCAATTTTTGAATAGCGGTTACCGAGTTTTCAAATGCCTCACCGGCAACGCCTTTCAATTCACCACCTGCAAATTCCAAAGTAACGCGCTCGGGTTCTGTTTTGGTGATTTGGGTAGGCCATGCCGATTCCGGCAGGTATTGGTCTGAGGTCAAAGTTTCTTTCCCACCCACCGATGTGCCCCAAAGGCCTTTGTTGATGCTGTATGCAGCCTTTGTCCAGTCGCGGGCCACGCCTTTGGCGGTCAAATATTCAATTTCAGCCTCGCGGGAAAGTTTCAAATCGCGGATTGGGGTGATGATCTCGGCATCCGGAACGATAATGCGGAATGCCATATCGAAGCGAACCTGGTCGTTACCGGCTCCCGTGCTGCCATGCGCGATCGCACTCGCACCGATTTCTTTGGCATATTCAGCCACTGCCACCGCCTGGAAAATACGCTCGGCGCTTACGGAAAGCGGGTAAGTATTGTTTTTGAGGATGTTGCC includes:
- a CDS encoding argininosuccinate synthase; this encodes MSQPKVVLAFSGGLDTSFCVKYLAEDRGYEVYSVLVDTGGFSDEELKTIEANAYALGVKQHATISKTKEYYNDCIKYLIFGNILKNNTYPLSVSAERIFQAVAVAEYAKEIGASAIAHGSTGAGNDQVRFDMAFRIIVPDAEIITPIRDLKLSREAEIEYLTAKGVARDWTKAAYSINKGLWGTSVGGKETLTSDQYLPESAWPTQITKTEPERVTLEFAGGELKGVAGEAFENSVTAIQKLAEIAQPFGIGRDIHVGDTIIGIKGRVGFEAAAPLIIIKAHHTLEKHVLTEQQLYWKEQLANWYGSLLHKGQFVEPVMRNIETFLGDTQSHVTGKVHIYLAPHRFHVEGIESAFDLMSSKFGSYGEMNNAWTGDDVRGFSKVASNQVMIYGKVSDSVNQ
- a CDS encoding N-acetylornithine carbamoyltransferase, which gives rise to MKHFLSIKDVTDLPQLITSGIAAKKDPFADQALGKNKTIGLLFFNSSLRTRISTQKAAQNLGLNVITMNVGQDGWGLEMEEGVIMNGDKAEHVKEAAAVIGSYCDIIGIRSFAGLKDRDKDYAEIVFQQFKKYAQVPIVNLESATRHPLQSLADCITIEEFKLKKRPKVVLTWLPHFKALPQAVANSFCEWMNPMDVELVITHPEGYDLSPDFVGKGQVIYDQDKALEGADFVYGKNWSSYNSYGQVLNTDPSWMITEAKMALTDNGKFMHCLPVRRNMKVADEVLDGPRSLVIEQAANREWSAQAALKEVLLGL
- a CDS encoding type II toxin-antitoxin system VapC family toxin, which produces MKEQNRAALEAFLRSFTVLDFDTYAAKAYASIRADLESKGKIIGANDLLISAHALSHGLILVTNNVKEFERVGGLQIENWITNE
- a CDS encoding type II toxin-antitoxin system VapC family toxin, which produces MESTGLVIDTGIFIEYLRKPEKSKTILASLPNDASLFVSAVTVYELMMGATNDQKKKDVQTLLDGISILPFDEEVSLKAAEIYHNLRRRNLMIEFRDIFIAATAIIFQLPIKTLNKDHFQRIETLELA
- a CDS encoding DUF2281 domain-containing protein, which translates into the protein MTKIELQSQIQRKVQGLPADVLQELYDYLEAILEKRKQQSDLKDGLQEWWNGIADFSDDFLTQRVQPPLGRDSDLVHCGSGVMVWRREESTERAKPGS
- the argC gene encoding N-acetyl-gamma-glutamyl-phosphate reductase — protein: MSNINIGIIGAAGYTGGELIRILVNHPNAHIAFAHSKSQAGKPVYATHTDLLGDTELIFTGDDIQPLLDQQGLNAIFLCSGHGESKKFLDEYQLPETVKVIDLSTDFRNESNGFVYGLPELQKEAIKGATKIANPGCFATSIELAVLPLANAGLIRDDVHVSAVTGSTGAGQALSATTHFTWRNNNMSIYKAFTHQHLTEIKMTFGKLQAGFDQKVNFVPYRGDYTRGIIANVYTRYEGTLEEAKALYKDFYASHPFTHVSDTPIDLKQIVNTNKCFVHLEVHDGQLLITSIIDNLTKGASGQAVQNMNLLFGLPEDAGLRLKAPAF
- the hemH gene encoding ferrochelatase, whose product is MSATTLAQPFDTTTLNDVRKTGVLLVNLGTPDSPSVPDVRKYLRQFLMDERVIDIPYVNRWFLINLVIAPFRAPKSAKVYKQLWRPDGSPLKTYGYSVKDKLQKVLGGDYVVELAMRYQNPSIEKALVALRKECLTEIIVVPFFPQYASASTGSVYKEVMRVVKDWEVLPEIRFVNRFLEHPKFIKGFVDLGKKYMAQHDYDHFVFSYHGLPERQITKGDVTGSFCQFGSCCDKLDHRNQHCYRAQCFETTRLLVKGLGIPEGKYTTCFQSRLGKSPWIKPYTDEVIPELTKKGVKSALAFSPAFVADCLETTIEVGEEYKELFEKEGGVHWQLVESLNDSDIWVECLEDIVKNPAS
- a CDS encoding aspartate aminotransferase family protein, with translation MSHLFDVYPIYDIEPVKAEGSYLWDQNGTKYLDLYGGHAVISVGHCHPYYVDKLTKQLNAISFYSNSVKISIQEELAVKLGELSGYPDYKLFLCNSGAEANENALKLASFHNGRTKVISFTKSFHGRTAGAVAATDNPSIVAPVNYKEHVTFLPFNDVNAAEEGITDEVCAVIVEGIQGVGGINVCTDEFLQTLRRKCDETGAILILDSVQCGYGRTGKFFSHQFSGIEPDIMSMAKGMGNGFPIGGILISPKFKASYGLLGTTFGGNHLACAAGVAVLDIMKDENLIANAAEIGEYLFEGIKAIGGYKELRGRGLMIGIEYDFPVKDLRNKLLFEHKMFTGVAGANTIRLLPSLALGKAEADLFLEALKKEVSVAAE